AATAATACAAAGCAAACGATAACAATATGCCCGGCCAACATATTAGCAAAAAGACGAATCATTAAAGCAATAGGCTTGATGATTAAAGATATCAATTCTATAGGAACTAAAATAAATTTTACAGCAGTAGGCACGCCCGGTGGGTTAAATAAATGTCCCCAGAAATATTTCTTACTGCTAAATAGCATCACTATAAATGCAACGACGGCAAGACAGCATGTAACGGCAATATTACCTGTAAGATTTGCACCTCCAGGTATGAGTCCCATCATATTGCCTAACCATATAAAGAAGAAAATAGTCAATATCAAAGGCATAAAAGCATTTGCCTTACTACCTAAATTAGGAACTGCGATTTCATCTCTTACAAAGATAATTACAGATTCTAAAGCATTTTGAAATCCACTGGGTGCTTTACCGGCACCATTCTTTTTATATTTTTTAGCGGCGCTCAAAAAGATGATAAATAAAAGAAGGACAGAGCCCAACATTGCCAAAACGTTTTTGGTAATAGAGATATCATACAGTTTTGAACCATCGTCAGCAACGATTTTATTATCTTTATCTAAAGAATACCCTTCGTAATGTGCTTCACCGTGCTCAAACTTTGAAGCCATAAATGTTGAAAGACCTTTAGTCGGGCTGTATACAATAACAGGTAATGGAAAAGAAGCTTCAAACTCACCGATTTTAAACAGATGCCATTCGTGGGAATCACTAATATGTCCAAAGATTTCCTTGGAAATATTCATTTTCCCTCCCTCTTCTTTTGATTCTGCAGCTTTCGCCTGAAAAGAAAATGAAGTTAAAATTACGCTGAAAAGCAACGCGAACAACCGTTTCACATATTTCGAAGCCATACCTTTCCTAAATTTTCGGCAAAGATAAGTCTTGCATTTAGAAAAATTGATTTTAACGCAAAAAAATTTACGCAAATACCTAAAGCCTATAGCATTTGAAGAAAAACTGCTCAAAAAAGAAAATATTACCCACCAAAACCGGTAATAATACTTATAATAATGATAAGTAATACGATAAATGTTATCAGCACATATAAATTATCACCCTCTAATTTAAAAGCAAATAAAGAAAATATCACCCGCGAAAGTGGTGTCGCAATCAGTAATAAAATGCCCAGTTCAATAATATAAAAACCATGACCCTGTACAATTCCTTTAAAGGTGTTTCTGAGTAATTCTGCTATATTCTCATCTTTTTCAACAAAAGCCTTATGTTGAAACAAATTAATTTCGTTGCCATGTCTATACAAATAAACTATGCCTCCTACAAGTGCAATACTCAAGGACAGGTAAACGCCGTATCGCAAAATATAACCGATAATTTGCGAAATATCTTTGTCTTTAATTTTATGGAATTGACTCATCTTATATATTTCCGGTAAAACCTTTGTAAATCATGTCGATGGCGACAAGTAAAATTATAAAA
The Arachidicoccus soli DNA segment above includes these coding regions:
- the atpB gene encoding F0F1 ATP synthase subunit A gives rise to the protein MASKYVKRLFALLFSVILTSFSFQAKAAESKEEGGKMNISKEIFGHISDSHEWHLFKIGEFEASFPLPVIVYSPTKGLSTFMASKFEHGEAHYEGYSLDKDNKIVADDGSKLYDISITKNVLAMLGSVLLLFIIFLSAAKKYKKNGAGKAPSGFQNALESVIIFVRDEIAVPNLGSKANAFMPLILTIFFFIWLGNMMGLIPGGANLTGNIAVTCCLAVVAFIVMLFSSKKYFWGHLFNPPGVPTAVKFILVPIELISLIIKPIALMIRLFANMLAGHIVIVCFVLLIFIFASLNVYVGSGFSIISVALSVFSMLIELLVTAIQAYIFANLTAIFIGQMIETHAHGADAHGIDHVHTERELEL
- a CDS encoding DUF1634 domain-containing protein → MSQFHKIKDKDISQIIGYILRYGVYLSLSIALVGGIVYLYRHGNEINLFQHKAFVEKDENIAELLRNTFKGIVQGHGFYIIELGILLLIATPLSRVIFSLFAFKLEGDNLYVLITFIVLLIIIISIITGFGG